CGGCAGCTGGCTCTGGACCTGTTCGACGCGTTCGGCTCGAAGGAGAAGACGCTGCACGCCAACATGGGCGGGCACACCGGCGTCCCGCAGTCCGAGGGGGACGCCGGGAACTGGTTCTTCGGCCGGCACCTGAGGTGAGGCACGGACGGTAGGCGGTGTCGCGGCGTCACGCCAGCACGAAGTAGCGCAGCCAGAGGTAGGGCGCCGCGACGAGCACCGTGATCGCCGTGACGATCGCGCCCTTCTTGGTGAACTCCCAGAACGAGATGGGTGAGCCGGAGCGGGCGGCGATGCCGAGCATCACGACGTTCGCGCTGGCGCCGACGGCGGTCATGTTGCCGCCGAAGTCCGCGCCGATCGCCAGCGACCACCACAACGCCTCGGAGTGCGCCGGGTCCGGGATGTCGTGGGTGAGCGCCAGCACGAGCGGGCTCATCGTGGCCACGTAGGGGATGTTGTCGATGACACCGGACAGCAGCGCGGAGACGCCCAGGATGAGCATGACCGCGAGCAGGGCGTCGCCGCCGGTGGCGTCGGCGGCCAGCCGGGCGAGCGTCCCGATCACGCCGGTCTTGACCAGCGCGCCGATCATGATGAACAGCCCGGCGAAGAACAGCAGCGTCTCCCACTCCACCCCGGCCAGGTACTGCTTCGGCTCGGTTCCCGAGATCAGCACCAGCACGCCCGCACCGAGCAGGGCGACGACCGACGGCTCGATGTGGATCAGCGAGTGCAGCACGAACGCGGCCAGCACGGCCAGCAGCACGGCCCCGGACTTGAGCAGCAGCTTCGGTTTCTGGATCGCCTCGCGCTCGTTCAGCGCCATGACGTCGGCCACCCGCGCCGGATCGACGGCGAAGGAACCCCGGAACAGCCGGGGCAGCACCAGCGTGAACACGACCAGCT
This genomic window from Amycolatopsis mongoliensis contains:
- a CDS encoding ArsB/NhaD family transporter, coding for MNTAVAVTVFVVAYLFIATEKIPKMTAALGGAGVVLALGISGSDDAFFSEDTGVDWNVVFLLLGMMIIVGILRRTGVFEYVAIWAAKRAKGSPLRVMILLSLITAVASAFLDNVTTVLLIAPVTLLVCDRLDIKPAPFLIAEVFASNLGGTATLIGDPPNIIIGSRAGLAFNDFLVNLAPIVAIELVVFTLVLPRLFRGSFAVDPARVADVMALNEREAIQKPKLLLKSGAVLLAVLAAFVLHSLIHIEPSVVALLGAGVLVLISGTEPKQYLAGVEWETLLFFAGLFIMIGALVKTGVIGTLARLAADATGGDALLAVMLILGVSALLSGVIDNIPYVATMSPLVLALTHDIPDPAHSEALWWSLAIGADFGGNMTAVGASANVVMLGIAARSGSPISFWEFTKKGAIVTAITVLVAAPYLWLRYFVLA